The Streptomyces sp. NBC_01689 genome includes a window with the following:
- a CDS encoding winged helix-turn-helix transcriptional regulator yields the protein MSSLLLLTNALQPSTEVLPALGLLLHNVRVAPAEGPALVDTPGADVILIDGRRDLPQVRSLCQLLRSTGPGCPLVLVVTEGGLAAVTADWGIDDVLLDTAGPAEVEARLRLAMGRQQIVNDDSPMEIRNGDLSVDEATYSAKLKGRVLDLTFKEFELLKYLAQHPGRVFTRAQLLQEVWGYDYFGGTRTVDVHVRRLRAKLGPEHESLIGTVRNVGYRFVTPEKVERAADEAKAKAAQPKAADADETAHLDAAPAVEAGAEGR from the coding sequence ATGAGTTCTCTGCTGCTCCTGACCAACGCCCTCCAGCCGTCGACGGAGGTGCTTCCCGCTCTCGGTCTGCTGCTGCACAACGTGCGGGTGGCTCCGGCGGAAGGCCCCGCCCTCGTCGACACCCCCGGCGCCGACGTCATCCTGATCGACGGCCGGCGGGACCTCCCGCAGGTGCGCAGCCTGTGCCAGCTGCTGCGCTCGACGGGACCGGGCTGTCCCCTCGTCCTCGTCGTGACGGAGGGCGGCCTCGCGGCCGTCACCGCCGACTGGGGCATCGACGACGTTCTCCTCGACACCGCCGGTCCGGCCGAGGTCGAGGCCCGGCTGCGGCTCGCCATGGGCCGGCAGCAGATCGTCAACGACGACTCCCCCATGGAGATCCGCAACGGCGACCTCTCCGTGGACGAGGCGACGTACAGCGCCAAGCTCAAGGGCAGGGTCCTCGACCTGACCTTCAAGGAGTTCGAGCTCCTCAAGTACCTCGCGCAGCACCCGGGCCGCGTCTTCACCCGCGCCCAGCTGCTCCAGGAGGTCTGGGGCTACGACTACTTCGGCGGCACGCGGACGGTCGACGTGCACGTACGACGGCTGCGCGCCAAGCTCGGCCCCGAGCACGAGTCGCTGATCGGAACGGTCCGGAACGTCGGTTATCGATTCGTTACGCCGGAGAAGGTGGAGCGGGCCGCGGACGAGGCGAAGGCCAAGGCCGCCCAGCCAAAGGCGGCGGATGCGGACGAGACGGCGCACCTCGACGCCGCGCCCGCCGTCGAGGCCGGAGCCGAGGGCCGGTAA
- a CDS encoding S1C family serine protease produces the protein MTESFRRSGEYPQGDDHQSPYLQQQPASSPVNPEWPAPPAYAPAPPAAVEPGTTVWPGSGQDGSGAAGGHGGGAHAGFPEQPAGSARKRPARGPLALIAAVAIVAAAIGGGTAYGIQELTGKDTVAGSSTSTTVVPTAKRGTVAGVAQAVSPSIVEVSATSNAGSSTGSGVIVSSGGEIVTNNHVVAGASALKVRLNDGKSYTAKVVGTDSKKDLALIELRDAPSGLKVATLGDSDGVRVGDDVVAIGSPEGLTGTVTSGIVSALDRDVTVSTDESQGQGQGQGQQGGGDGQWPFSFGGRQFNGDTGSSTTTYKAIQTDASLNPGNSGGALIDMNGNIVGINSAMYSAASDSSSGSSAAGSVGLGFAIPINTVKADLANLRAGGSDN, from the coding sequence ATGACCGAGAGCTTCCGCCGCAGCGGCGAGTACCCCCAGGGCGACGACCACCAGTCCCCGTACCTCCAGCAGCAGCCTGCCTCCTCTCCCGTGAACCCCGAGTGGCCCGCTCCGCCGGCGTACGCGCCGGCCCCGCCGGCCGCCGTCGAACCGGGCACCACCGTGTGGCCGGGCTCCGGTCAGGACGGCAGCGGCGCGGCCGGCGGTCACGGCGGTGGCGCCCACGCCGGGTTCCCCGAGCAGCCGGCCGGGTCGGCGCGGAAGCGGCCGGCGAGGGGTCCGCTGGCCCTGATCGCCGCGGTCGCGATAGTCGCCGCCGCCATCGGGGGTGGCACCGCCTACGGCATCCAGGAGCTGACCGGCAAGGACACCGTGGCCGGCAGCAGCACCAGCACCACCGTGGTGCCCACCGCCAAGAGGGGCACCGTCGCCGGTGTCGCGCAGGCGGTCAGCCCCAGCATCGTCGAGGTCAGCGCGACCTCGAACGCCGGATCGTCCACCGGTTCGGGCGTGATCGTCTCGTCCGGCGGCGAGATCGTCACCAACAACCACGTCGTCGCGGGCGCCTCCGCGCTCAAGGTGCGGCTGAACGACGGGAAGTCCTACACCGCGAAGGTCGTCGGCACCGACAGCAAGAAGGACCTCGCGCTCATCGAGCTGCGGGACGCGCCCTCCGGTCTGAAGGTCGCCACGCTGGGCGACTCCGACGGCGTCCGGGTCGGCGACGACGTCGTCGCGATCGGCTCCCCCGAGGGGCTGACCGGCACCGTCACCAGCGGCATCGTCTCGGCCCTCGACCGCGACGTGACCGTCTCGACCGACGAGAGCCAGGGACAGGGACAGGGCCAGGGTCAGCAGGGCGGCGGCGACGGACAGTGGCCGTTCTCGTTCGGCGGCCGCCAGTTCAACGGCGACACCGGCTCCTCGACGACCACCTACAAGGCGATCCAGACCGACGCGTCCCTGAACCCCGGCAACTCCGGCGGCGCGCTGATCGACATGAACGGCAACATCGTCGGCATCAACTCCGCGATGTACTCGGCGGCTTCGGACTCCTCGTCCGGCTCGTCCGCCGCCGGCAGCGTGGGCCTCGGCTTCGCCATCCCGATCAACACCGTCAAGGCCGACCTGGCGAACCTGCGGGCCGGCGGCTCCGACAACTGA
- a CDS encoding LacI family DNA-binding transcriptional regulator produces the protein MAKVTRDDVARLAGTSTAVVSYVINNGPRPVAPATRERVLAAIKELGYRPDRVAQAMASRRTELIGLIVPDARQPFFGEMAHAVEQAAAERGKMVLVGNSDYVAEREVHYLRAFLGMRVSGLILVSHALNDNAAAEIEAWDARVVLLHERPEAIDDVAVVTDDIGGAQLATRHLLEHGYDYVACLGGIAETPVVGDPVSDHVEGWRRAMQEAGIPTEGRLFEAPYNRYDAYQVGLQLLAGPDRPPAIFCSTDDQAIGVLRAARELRIDVPGELAVAGFDDVKEAALTDPPLTTIASDRSAMARAAVDLVLDDGLRVAGSRRERLKVFPSRLVVRRSCGCV, from the coding sequence GTGGCCAAGGTGACGAGGGACGATGTGGCACGACTGGCGGGTACCTCCACCGCGGTCGTCAGCTATGTCATCAACAACGGACCGAGGCCGGTCGCCCCGGCCACGCGCGAGCGCGTTCTCGCCGCGATCAAGGAGCTGGGGTACCGGCCCGACCGGGTGGCCCAGGCGATGGCGTCCCGGCGGACCGAGCTCATAGGCCTGATCGTGCCGGACGCGCGCCAGCCCTTCTTCGGGGAGATGGCGCACGCGGTCGAGCAGGCCGCGGCCGAGCGCGGGAAGATGGTGCTGGTCGGCAACTCCGACTACGTCGCCGAGCGCGAGGTCCACTATCTGCGCGCGTTCCTCGGTATGCGGGTCTCCGGCCTGATCCTCGTCAGCCACGCCCTCAATGACAACGCTGCCGCGGAGATCGAGGCCTGGGACGCCCGGGTCGTGCTGCTGCACGAGCGCCCCGAGGCGATCGACGACGTGGCGGTGGTCACCGACGACATCGGCGGCGCCCAGCTCGCCACCCGCCACCTCCTCGAACACGGTTACGACTACGTGGCGTGTCTCGGCGGCATCGCGGAGACCCCCGTGGTCGGCGACCCGGTCTCCGACCACGTCGAGGGCTGGCGGCGCGCCATGCAGGAGGCGGGCATCCCCACCGAGGGCCGCCTCTTCGAAGCTCCGTACAACCGCTACGACGCCTACCAGGTCGGCCTGCAGCTGCTCGCCGGCCCGGACCGGCCGCCCGCCATCTTCTGCTCCACCGACGACCAGGCGATCGGCGTGCTGCGCGCCGCCCGCGAGCTGCGCATCGACGTGCCGGGAGAGCTGGCCGTGGCCGGCTTCGACGATGTCAAGGAGGCCGCGCTGACCGACCCGCCGTTGACGACGATCGCATCCGACCGGTCGGCGATGGCCCGCGCGGCGGTGGATCTCGTCCTGGACGACGGTCTGCGGGTCGCGGGGTCGCGCCGCGAGCGGCTGAAGGTGTTCCCGTCACGGCTGGTGGTACGGCGGTCCTGCGGCTGCGTGTGA
- a CDS encoding trypsin-like serine protease, whose protein sequence is MALPTAALALALTCAGALAAQPAQAADGPSLPNVGQAQLAKPTVSDKELRHRVAEAVKDQATPATHAKKTPFIIGGTQTTISSAPWMVQLSYYDSAAGTGYFCGGTLVAPNKVLTAAHCVAGLDWVKNGAVLAGATGLLDDTTGTVAGVYRQWNHAHYNSDTLQNDVAVLTLDRPLEQQWQRLVAAGDSASYKAGGSATVYGWGLTSGADGADLSATLRKVTLPVVADSTCNSAMRTVLGEDDFVEGSMFCAGTPATGTDEGTKSPCNGDSGGPVIVGGKVVGIVSWGVAGCTAKGAYPVFTKVSSYTWAAQPRIDDADLTFDGKADLLERTPSGGLFEQDSKGTSLTTRAYQGANWQYASWVLQADLDRDFFQDLIERDKTDGKLYRSYLNHSTNEFEWMQITSVWGGYKSYAIPGDMTGDARPDLVAVDADGSVYLYPGKGNGEFYGRVKVVDKAWKNVKIFGHGDLSGDGRADLLVRNSSGVLYLYRGTQVEHTPWSARIQARTGWNFTSYVSNGDFTGDGIADVITRDSGGTLWLYPGTNKASSDLFGARKSLGTGFNQYNLLF, encoded by the coding sequence ATGGCGTTGCCCACGGCCGCTCTCGCGCTGGCGCTGACCTGCGCCGGCGCACTCGCGGCGCAGCCCGCCCAGGCGGCGGACGGACCCTCGCTGCCGAACGTCGGCCAGGCGCAGCTCGCGAAGCCGACCGTCTCCGACAAGGAGCTGCGCCACCGGGTCGCCGAGGCCGTCAAGGACCAGGCGACCCCGGCGACCCACGCCAAGAAGACGCCGTTCATCATCGGCGGCACCCAGACGACCATCTCCTCCGCGCCGTGGATGGTCCAGCTCTCCTACTACGACAGCGCGGCCGGCACCGGCTACTTCTGCGGTGGCACGCTCGTCGCCCCGAACAAGGTCCTGACGGCCGCGCACTGCGTCGCCGGCCTGGACTGGGTCAAGAACGGCGCGGTGCTGGCCGGGGCCACCGGTCTGCTGGACGACACGACCGGTACGGTCGCGGGCGTCTACCGCCAGTGGAACCACGCGCACTACAACAGCGACACCCTGCAGAACGACGTCGCCGTCCTCACCCTGGACCGTCCGCTGGAGCAGCAGTGGCAGCGGCTGGTGGCCGCCGGTGACAGCGCGTCCTACAAGGCGGGCGGCTCCGCCACCGTCTACGGCTGGGGACTGACCTCCGGCGCCGACGGCGCGGACCTGTCGGCCACGCTGCGCAAGGTGACCCTTCCGGTCGTCGCCGACTCCACCTGCAACAGCGCGATGCGGACGGTGCTCGGCGAGGACGACTTCGTCGAGGGCTCGATGTTCTGCGCGGGCACCCCGGCGACCGGCACCGACGAGGGCACCAAGAGCCCCTGCAACGGTGACTCCGGTGGCCCGGTGATCGTCGGCGGCAAGGTCGTCGGCATCGTCTCGTGGGGTGTCGCGGGCTGCACCGCGAAGGGCGCCTACCCCGTCTTCACCAAGGTGTCCTCGTACACCTGGGCCGCGCAGCCGCGCATCGACGACGCGGACCTGACCTTCGACGGCAAGGCCGACCTGCTGGAGCGCACCCCCTCCGGGGGCCTGTTCGAGCAGGACAGCAAGGGCACCTCGCTCACCACGCGCGCCTACCAGGGTGCCAACTGGCAGTACGCCAGCTGGGTCCTGCAGGCCGACCTGGACCGGGACTTCTTCCAGGACCTGATCGAGCGTGACAAGACCGACGGCAAGCTCTACCGCAGCTACCTGAACCACAGCACGAACGAGTTCGAGTGGATGCAGATCACGTCGGTGTGGGGCGGCTACAAGTCGTACGCCATCCCCGGCGACATGACCGGTGACGCCCGCCCCGACCTGGTCGCGGTGGACGCCGACGGTTCGGTCTACCTCTACCCGGGCAAGGGCAACGGCGAGTTCTACGGCCGCGTCAAGGTCGTGGACAAGGCCTGGAAGAACGTCAAGATCTTCGGCCACGGAGACCTGTCCGGCGACGGCCGTGCGGACCTGCTGGTCCGCAACAGCTCCGGCGTCCTGTACCTCTACCGGGGCACGCAGGTCGAGCACACCCCGTGGTCGGCGCGCATCCAGGCGCGTACGGGCTGGAACTTCACCTCGTACGTCTCCAACGGTGACTTCACGGGCGACGGCATCGCCGATGTCATCACCCGCGACTCGGGCGGCACGCTCTGGCTCTACCCCGGCACCAACAAGGCCTCCAGCGACCTCTTCGGAGCGCGCAAGAGCCTCGGTACCGGCTTCAACCAGTACAACCTGCTGTTCTGA
- a CDS encoding bifunctional metallophosphatase/5'-nucleotidase, which translates to MPPTFRNRRSHRLLAGAAGLATVAALAAAMPASAGQDRATARHHHGSGRYQDVQLLSFNDLHGNLEPPTGSSGRVTELQPDGTTKSVDAGGVEYLATHLRDARKSNKYSITAAAGDMVGASPLLSGLFHDEPTVDALNKLDLDVTSVGNHEFDEGAKELARLQNGGCHPTDGCYDKKAKFKGADFPYLAANVTDEKTRKPILKPYWVWKKNGVKVGFIGVTLEGTPNIVSAEGVKGLKFGDEVETINKYAKELQRQGVKSIVALIHEGGAPASQSYNYDCDSPGAGDGISGPIVDIAKNVTPAVDALVTGHTHQAYACTIADPAGNPRMVTSASSFGRLYTDTTLTYDRWTGDIARTAVKSANHVVTRDVAKAADMTGLIAKWNTLAAPVASRPIGYIAGEIGNAGTESPLGDMIADAQLAYARSVDPEADVALMNPGGIRAGLIYTASGSEGDGVVTYGEAYTVQPFANTVNLVNLTGAQLITALQQQVSGANEASPKILQISKGLTYTLDLTRTGAARVVADSVRLDGVPIDPAAGYRVAMNSFLAGGGDGFTELGKGTNVLVGGDDLAAFEAYLTANSSATAPYPVPAADRVTVVR; encoded by the coding sequence ATGCCGCCGACCTTCCGGAACAGACGCAGTCATCGCCTCCTCGCGGGCGCCGCGGGCCTGGCCACCGTCGCCGCCCTGGCCGCCGCGATGCCGGCGAGCGCGGGGCAGGACCGCGCGACCGCCCGGCACCACCACGGCAGCGGCCGCTACCAGGACGTGCAACTGCTGTCCTTCAACGACCTGCACGGCAACCTGGAGCCGCCGACCGGTTCCTCCGGCCGGGTCACGGAACTGCAGCCGGACGGGACGACGAAGTCGGTCGACGCGGGCGGTGTCGAGTACCTCGCCACGCACCTGCGCGACGCCCGGAAGAGCAACAAGTACTCGATCACGGCCGCCGCCGGTGACATGGTCGGGGCCTCCCCGCTGCTCTCCGGGCTCTTCCACGACGAGCCGACCGTCGACGCGCTGAACAAGCTCGACCTGGACGTGACGAGCGTCGGCAACCACGAGTTCGACGAGGGCGCCAAGGAGCTGGCCCGTCTGCAGAACGGCGGCTGCCATCCCACGGACGGCTGCTACGACAAGAAGGCGAAGTTCAAGGGCGCCGACTTCCCCTACCTCGCCGCGAACGTCACCGACGAGAAGACCAGGAAGCCGATCCTCAAGCCCTACTGGGTCTGGAAGAAGAACGGTGTCAAGGTCGGCTTCATCGGCGTCACGCTGGAGGGCACGCCCAACATCGTCTCCGCCGAGGGCGTCAAGGGCCTGAAGTTCGGTGACGAGGTCGAGACGATCAACAAGTACGCCAAGGAGCTCCAGCGCCAGGGCGTGAAGTCGATCGTCGCGCTGATCCACGAGGGCGGCGCGCCCGCCTCGCAGTCGTACAACTACGACTGCGACAGCCCCGGCGCGGGGGACGGCATCTCGGGCCCGATCGTCGACATCGCGAAGAACGTCACGCCGGCCGTGGACGCGCTGGTCACCGGCCACACCCACCAGGCGTACGCGTGCACGATCGCGGACCCGGCGGGCAACCCCCGGATGGTGACGTCGGCCTCCTCCTTCGGCCGCCTCTACACGGACACCACGCTGACCTACGACCGCTGGACGGGCGACATCGCGCGTACGGCGGTGAAGTCCGCGAACCACGTGGTCACCCGTGACGTGGCGAAGGCCGCCGACATGACGGGCCTGATCGCGAAGTGGAACACCCTCGCCGCCCCCGTCGCCTCGCGCCCCATCGGCTACATCGCGGGCGAGATCGGCAACGCCGGCACCGAGTCCCCGCTCGGTGACATGATCGCCGACGCGCAGCTCGCGTACGCCAGGTCCGTGGACCCGGAGGCCGATGTCGCGCTGATGAACCCGGGCGGCATCCGCGCGGGCCTCATCTACACCGCGAGCGGCAGCGAGGGCGACGGGGTGGTCACGTACGGCGAGGCCTACACGGTCCAGCCGTTCGCCAACACCGTCAACCTGGTGAACCTCACCGGCGCCCAGCTGATCACCGCGCTCCAGCAGCAGGTCAGCGGGGCGAACGAGGCCTCGCCGAAGATCCTGCAGATCTCCAAGGGCCTGACCTACACCCTGGACCTCACCAGGACGGGCGCCGCCCGCGTGGTGGCCGACTCGGTCAGGCTCGACGGCGTGCCGATCGACCCGGCCGCCGGCTACCGCGTCGCGATGAACTCCTTCCTCGCGGGCGGCGGTGACGGCTTCACCGAACTCGGCAAGGGCACGAACGTCCTGGTCGGCGGCGACGACCTGGCCGCCTTCGAGGCCTATCTGACGGCCAACTCCTCGGCCACGGCGCCGTATCCGGTGCCCGCGGCGGACCGCGTGACGGTCGTCCGGTGA
- a CDS encoding sensor histidine kinase: MIRRFRSLPIRSRLALLVAAAVAFGVAAVSVTCWFIVRGKLYSEIDNNLLSQKQAQQYPLVKSVLDDCHKEPANDDSFSGRFDDYAQLINSDGTVCAFDFSAGAVNVTDSDKAVAKDPQSIEPTPRNGTDSKGNDVRVLARPLIVVNFPNELPTTRVLFSDRAYMLAVPLKGTEATLNDLALVLLLVSGIGVVGAGAAGLAVARAGLRPVDKLTEAVEHVARTEDLSIRIPVEEDNDDEVARLTRSFNSMTSALANSRELQQQLIADAGHELRTPLTSLRTNIELLTRSEETGRPIPPADRKALLASVKAQMTELASLIGDLQELSRSDTGQQATTVTTVPLQETVEAALRRARLRGPELTITADLQPWYVRAEPSALERAVVNILDNAVKFSPEGESVDVVLKDGELTVRDHGPGIPAEDLPHVFDRFWRSPSARALPGSGLGLSIVARTVQQAGGSVSLLPAEGGGTVVTVRLPGAPTPPPDMALEEE; the protein is encoded by the coding sequence GTGATCAGACGCTTCAGGTCGCTGCCGATCCGTTCGCGGCTGGCGCTGCTGGTGGCGGCGGCGGTCGCCTTCGGGGTCGCGGCGGTCTCGGTGACCTGCTGGTTCATCGTGCGCGGCAAGCTGTACAGCGAGATCGACAACAACCTCCTGAGCCAGAAGCAGGCCCAGCAGTACCCCTTGGTCAAGTCCGTCCTCGACGACTGCCACAAGGAGCCGGCCAACGACGACAGCTTCTCCGGACGCTTCGACGACTACGCCCAGTTGATCAACTCGGACGGAACCGTCTGCGCCTTCGACTTCTCCGCGGGCGCGGTGAACGTCACCGACAGCGACAAGGCCGTGGCCAAGGACCCGCAGAGCATCGAGCCCACCCCGCGGAACGGGACCGACAGCAAGGGCAACGACGTACGGGTCCTGGCGCGACCGCTCATCGTCGTCAACTTCCCCAACGAACTCCCCACCACCCGGGTGCTCTTCAGCGACCGCGCCTACATGCTGGCCGTTCCCCTCAAGGGCACCGAGGCCACCCTGAACGATCTGGCGCTCGTCCTGCTGCTGGTCTCCGGGATCGGTGTGGTCGGCGCCGGAGCCGCGGGGCTCGCGGTCGCCCGCGCGGGCCTGCGCCCCGTCGACAAACTCACCGAGGCCGTGGAGCACGTGGCCCGCACGGAGGACCTCTCCATCCGCATCCCGGTCGAGGAGGACAACGACGACGAGGTCGCCCGTCTGACCCGCTCCTTCAACTCGATGACGTCCGCGCTGGCCAACTCCCGTGAGCTGCAGCAGCAGCTCATCGCGGACGCCGGGCACGAACTCCGTACCCCCCTGACCTCCCTGCGCACGAACATCGAGCTCCTCACCCGCAGCGAGGAGACGGGCCGCCCGATCCCCCCGGCCGACCGCAAGGCGCTCCTCGCCTCCGTCAAGGCCCAGATGACGGAACTGGCCTCGCTCATCGGCGACCTGCAGGAACTCTCGCGGTCGGACACGGGTCAGCAGGCGACCACCGTGACGACGGTCCCGCTCCAGGAGACGGTGGAGGCGGCCCTGCGGCGCGCACGGCTGCGCGGACCCGAGCTGACGATCACGGCGGACCTCCAGCCCTGGTACGTCCGGGCGGAGCCGAGCGCGCTGGAACGGGCCGTCGTCAACATCCTCGACAACGCGGTGAAGTTCAGCCCGGAGGGCGAGTCCGTCGACGTCGTCCTCAAGGACGGCGAACTGACCGTCCGCGACCACGGTCCCGGCATCCCCGCCGAGGATCTCCCGCACGTCTTCGACCGCTTCTGGCGCTCCCCGTCCGCCCGCGCGCTCCCCGGCTCGGGTCTGGGACTGTCGATCGTGGCGCGGACGGTGCAGCAGGCGGGCGGCTCGGTGTCCCTCCTGCCGGCCGAGGGCGGCGGCACCGTGGTGACGGTCCGGCTGCCGGGCGCGCCCACCCCGCCGCCGGACATGGCCCTGGAAGAGGAGTGA
- a CDS encoding response regulator transcription factor yields MSPAEGDREPQRILIVDDEPAVREALQRSLAFEGYDTQVAVDGADALEKAASYRPELVVLDIQMPRMDGLTAARRMRGAGTTTPILMLTARDTVGDRVTGLDAGADDYLVKPFELDELFARVRALLRRSSYAATAGTAPDEDALTFGDLRMDLATREVTRSGRAVELTRTEFTLLEMFLAHPRQVLTREQILKAVWGFDFEPSSNSLDVYVMYLRRKTEAGGEPRLVHTVRGVGYVLRSGGAE; encoded by the coding sequence ATGAGCCCCGCCGAAGGCGACCGTGAACCCCAGCGCATCCTGATCGTCGACGACGAGCCCGCGGTACGCGAGGCACTCCAGCGCAGCCTCGCCTTCGAGGGATACGACACGCAGGTCGCGGTCGACGGCGCGGACGCGCTGGAGAAGGCGGCCTCCTACCGGCCCGAGCTGGTCGTCCTCGACATCCAGATGCCCCGGATGGACGGCCTGACGGCGGCCCGCCGGATGCGCGGCGCGGGCACCACGACCCCCATCCTCATGCTGACGGCCCGGGACACGGTCGGGGACCGGGTGACCGGCCTCGACGCGGGCGCCGACGACTACCTGGTCAAACCCTTCGAACTGGACGAGCTCTTCGCCCGGGTCCGGGCCCTGCTGCGGCGCAGTTCGTACGCGGCGACGGCGGGCACCGCCCCGGACGAGGACGCGCTCACCTTCGGCGACCTGCGCATGGACCTCGCGACCCGCGAGGTCACCCGGTCCGGCCGGGCCGTGGAGCTGACCCGCACCGAGTTCACCCTCCTGGAGATGTTCCTCGCGCACCCGCGCCAGGTCCTCACCCGTGAGCAGATCCTGAAGGCCGTGTGGGGCTTCGACTTCGAGCCGTCCTCCAACTCCCTCGACGTGTACGTGATGTACCTGCGCCGCAAGACCGAGGCGGGCGGTGAGCCGCGGCTCGTGCACACGGTGCGCGGGGTCGGGTACGTGCTCCGATCGGGCGGCGCGGAGTGA
- a CDS encoding LmeA family phospholipid-binding protein yields the protein MRTPHRMTAHPLPDAHGPDPDGRSHGRPHARPDGPLNTGAYDPPDHRPDPYGHPNPYDELGALGDTGPLEDFLHEEEPEHGPGGPPSGEPDDEPWTPPDHRRGGRRRRRRLAGLPFAAKTAALAVTLAAFLTLADRWALLYAEHQASRTLQDRLHLAAAPEVEIGGFPFLTQLADERLDSVRVTVPDVAADRVSLAKVSATAERVRLDGDGPTAVHGARIPELHGEVLLSFADLNRELGSSQVTFTGHGRDRVRARGTLPVAGHDLRLRADARIRRDGTRGISTHIDGMRLDIGDVATYRPGARAAEGLHLTPRSAARLGSQTARARALLSVPSVVRTLGVPDTAVRTALRDDAELASLTGSRTFVHRAMRLNLLDVATAHPELLKRLGLDPALLDGLSRLTRPVLVDQLSLGFRLPHPADGRIRLRDVRVERDGIRVEVTGTGLSVGH from the coding sequence ATGCGTACCCCCCACCGCATGACGGCGCATCCCCTTCCGGACGCCCACGGACCGGACCCGGACGGCCGGTCCCACGGCCGCCCGCACGCCCGCCCCGACGGCCCTCTGAACACCGGCGCGTACGACCCGCCGGACCACCGCCCGGACCCGTACGGCCACCCCAACCCGTACGACGAACTCGGTGCCCTCGGCGACACGGGCCCGCTGGAGGACTTCCTCCATGAGGAGGAGCCGGAACACGGGCCCGGTGGACCGCCGTCCGGGGAGCCGGACGACGAGCCGTGGACCCCGCCCGACCACCGCCGGGGCGGCCGGCGCCGCCGCAGGCGCCTCGCGGGACTGCCGTTCGCGGCGAAGACGGCCGCCCTGGCCGTGACCCTCGCCGCGTTCCTCACGCTCGCCGACCGCTGGGCGCTGCTGTACGCCGAGCACCAGGCCTCGCGGACGCTCCAGGACCGGCTGCACCTGGCCGCCGCCCCCGAGGTCGAGATCGGCGGCTTCCCGTTCCTGACCCAACTCGCCGACGAGCGGCTGGACTCCGTGCGCGTGACCGTGCCGGACGTGGCCGCCGACCGGGTCTCCCTGGCGAAGGTGTCGGCGACCGCGGAGCGGGTACGGCTCGACGGTGACGGGCCCACCGCCGTACATGGCGCCCGCATCCCCGAGCTGCACGGCGAGGTGCTGCTCTCCTTCGCCGACCTGAACCGCGAACTGGGCTCCTCGCAGGTCACGTTCACCGGACACGGCCGCGACCGGGTGCGTGCGCGCGGCACCCTGCCGGTCGCCGGACACGATCTGCGGCTCCGGGCCGACGCGCGCATCCGGCGGGACGGGACACGCGGCATCTCCACCCACATCGACGGAATGCGCCTGGACATCGGTGACGTGGCGACGTACCGCCCCGGAGCCCGCGCCGCCGAGGGACTGCACCTCACCCCGCGCTCGGCGGCCCGCCTCGGCAGCCAGACCGCCAGGGCGAGGGCACTGCTGTCCGTCCCGTCCGTCGTCCGCACGCTCGGCGTGCCGGACACGGCCGTGCGCACGGCGCTGCGCGACGACGCCGAACTCGCCTCCCTGACGGGGTCGCGGACCTTCGTCCACCGGGCGATGCGCCTGAACCTGCTCGACGTGGCGACCGCCCATCCCGAGCTCCTGAAGCGGCTGGGACTGGACCCGGCCCTGCTCGACGGTCTCTCCCGGCTGACCCGTCCCGTCCTCGTCGACCAGCTCTCCCTCGGCTTCCGGCTCCCGCATCCGGCGGACGGACGGATCCGGCTGCGGGACGTAAGGGTGGAGCGGGACGGGATACGGGTCGAGGTGACCGGAACGGGACTCTCCGTCGGACACTGA